From the Kogia breviceps isolate mKogBre1 chromosome 3, mKogBre1 haplotype 1, whole genome shotgun sequence genome, one window contains:
- the GATM gene encoding glycine amidinotransferase, mitochondrial has protein sequence MLRVRCLRGGSRGAEAVHYIGSRLGRTVTGWVQRTFQSTQAATASSRNSCAADDKATDPLPKDCPVSSYNEWDPLEEVIVGRAENACVPPFTVEVKANTYEKYWTFYQKYGGHHFPKDHLKKAVAEIEEMCNILKMEGVTVRRPDTIDWSLKYKTPDFESTGLYGAMPRDILIVVGNEIIEAPMAWRARFFEYRAYRAIIKDYFRRGAKWTTAPKPTMADELYDQDYPIRSVEDRHKLAAQGKFVTTEFEPCFDAADFIRAGRDIFAQRSQVTNYMGIEWMRKHLAPDYRVHIISFKDPNPMHIDATFNIIGPGLVLSNPDRPCHQIDLFKKAGWTIVTPPIPVIPDDHPLWMSSKWLSMNVLMLDEKRVMVDANEVPIQKMFEKLGISTIKVNIRNANSLGGGFHCWTCDVRRRGTLQSYFD, from the exons ATGCTGCGGGTGCGGTGTCTGCGCGGCGGGAGCCGCGGCGCCGAAGCGGTGCACTACATCGGGTCTCGG CTTGGAAGAACTGTAACGGGATGGGTGCAGCGAACTTTCCAGAGCACCCAGGCAGCTACGGCTTCCTCCCGGAATTCCTGTGCAGCTGACGACAAGGCCACAGATCCTCTGCCCAAGGACTGCCCTGTCTCGTCTTACAACGAATGGGACCCCTTAGAGGAAGTGATAGTGGGCAGAGCAGAAAATGCCTGTGTTCCACCATTCACTGTGGAGGTGAAG GCCAACACATATGAAAAGTACTGGACTTTTTACCAAAAGTATGGGGGCCATCACTTTCCCAAAGATCATTTGAAAAAGGCTGTTGCCGAAATTGAAGAAatgtgcaatattttaaaaatggaaggagTGACAGTGAGGAGGCCTGACACCATTGACTGGTCCTTGAAGTATAAAACTCCTGATTTTGAGTCTACGG GTTTATATGGTGCGATGCCTCGAGACATCCTGATAGTTGTGGGAAATGAGATTATTGAGGCTCCCATGGCCTGGCGCGCTCGCTTCTTTGAGTACCGCGCATACAGAGCAATTATCAAAGACTACTTCCGCCGCGGGGCCAAGTGGACAACAGCTCCTAAGCCCACAATGGCTGATGAGCTTTATGACCAG GATTACCCCATCCGTTCTGTAGAAGACAGACACAAATTGGCTGCTCAGGGAAAATTTGTGACGACTGAGTTCGAGCCATGCTTTGATGCTGCTGACTTCATTCGAGCTGGAAGAGACATCTTTGCACAGAGAAGCCAG gtGACAAACTACATGGGCATTGAATGGATGCGTAAGCATCTCGCTCCAGACTACAGAGTGCATATCATCTCCTTTAAAGACCCCAATCCGATGCACATTGATGCCACCTTCAATATCATTGGGCCCGGTCTTGTGCTTTCCAATCCTGACCGACCATGTCACCAG ATTGATCTTTTCAAGAAAGCAGGATGGACCATAGTTACTCCTCCAATACCAGTCATCCCAGATG ATCACCCACTCTGGATGTCGTCCAAATGGCTTTCCATGAATGTCTTAATGCTAGATGAAAAGCGTGTTATGGTGGATGCCAACGAAGTCCCGATTCAAAAGATGTTTGAAAAGCTGG GTATCAGTACCATTAAGGTTAACATTCGTAATGCCAATTCCCTGGGAGGAGGTTTCCACTGCTGGACCTGCGATGTCCGGCGCCGAGGCACCCTACAGTCCTACTTTGATTGA